Proteins found in one Chaetodon auriga isolate fChaAug3 chromosome 12, fChaAug3.hap1, whole genome shotgun sequence genomic segment:
- the pkn2a gene encoding serine/threonine-protein kinase N2 isoform X1 yields MRGRVGSTDLGMEVAETDEVMGDARGQLVAERLGLGHNLDLSDTMVQQKLDEIKEQIRREIRKELKIKEGAENLRKVTTDKKSLAYVDNMLKKSNKKVEELHQELQELNAHIVVKDPEELLECPLTPDTPNSEARMCTSSSRLAALKRQNDIELKVKQGAENMILMYSNGPSKDRKLLATAQQMLQDSKTKIEFIRMQILKASQTSELSFENNDVMDKPIISPLDLRVEELCHHAKIESAVAEGAKNVMKLLGSGKVTEKKAHSEAQARFNESSQKLDLLRYSLEQRLNELPKNHPRSNSIVEELSLLSSPALSPRSSIISTQNQYSTVTKPAALTGTLDVRLMGCQDLLENVPGRSKAASVPLPGWSPSETRSSFISRANRNRGVSSRNLTKSEELSNEISAVLKLDNTVVGQTSWRSVSNQAWDQKFTLELDRSRELEISVYWRDWRSLCAVKFLRLEDFLDNQRHGMCLYLEPQGMLFAEVTFFNPVIERRPKLQRQKKIFSKQQGKTFLRAPQMNINIATWGRLVRRAIPTVSTNSFSPQAAETGPSSLPGSPTPSSDPLVTKLDFDKEPTPGPKHYPAPDNVREPLVQDKMPNKEEVQDALASFDFLNKRNSIAVKPDLDRVAEQEIQHPDLELTAIQKDTEIREEEQFHFSLQDFKCVAVLGRGHFGKVLLAEYKSTGEMFAIKALKKGDIVARDEVDSLMCEKRIFETVNSVRHPFLVNLFACFQTQEHVCFVMEYAAGGDLMMHIHADVFSEPRAVFYAACVVLGLQFLHDHKIVYRDLKLDNLLLDTEGYVKIADFGLCKEGMGFRDRTSTFCGTPEFLAPEVLTETSYTRAVDWWGLGVLIFEMLVGESPFPGDDEEEVFDSIVNDEVRYPRFLSTEAISIMRRLLRRSPERRLGAGERDAEEVKKHLFFRNMDWNGLLAKKVKPPFVPTIQGSNDVSNFDDEFTSEAPILTPPREPRALNSDEQNMFSDFDYIADWC; encoded by the exons ATGCGTGGACGGGTAGGTTCAACTGATCTCGGGATGGAGGTGGCTGAAACCGATGAAGTTATG GGGGATGCCAGGGGCCAGCTGGTGGCGGAGCGACTGGGTTTAGGACACAACCTGGACCTGTCCGACACCATGGTCCAACAGAAGCTGGACGAGATCAAAGAGCAGATCCGCCGAGAGATCCGCAAGGAGCTGAAGATCAAAGAAGGCGCCGAGAACCTGCGAAAG gtcACCACAGACAAGAAGAGCCTGGCTTATGTCGACAACATGCTGAAAAAGTCTAACAAGAAGGTtgaggagcttcaccaggagCTGCAAGAGCTCAATGCCCACATTGTGGTGAAAGACCCGGAAGAACTGCTAG AATGCCCTTTGACCCCAGATACCCCCAACAGTGAGGCAAGAAtgtgcaccagcagcagccgccTGGCCGCcctgaaaagacagaatgacatCGAGCTCAAGGTCAAACAGGGTGCTGAAAACATGATTCTCATGTACTCCAACGGGCCCTCCAAG GATCGTAAGTTGCTAGCGACTGCCCAGCAGATGCTTCAGGACAGCAAGACGAAGATCGAGTTCATCAGGATGCAGATCCTCAAGGCCAGCCAGACCAGCGAGCTGAGCTTCGAGAATAATGACGTGATGG ACAAGCCCATCATCAGCCCGTTGGACCTGCGGGTGGAGGAGCTGTGTCACCACGCCAAGATAGAGTCCGCTGTGGCCGAAGGAGCCAAGAACGTCATGAAGCTCCTGGGCTCTGGAaaagtcacagaaaaaaaagcccacTCAGAG gctCAGGCTCGTTTTAACGAGTCCAGCCAAAAGCTCGACCTCCTGCGATATTCCTTGGAGCAACGCCTCAACGAGTTGCCTAAGAACCACCCTCGTAGCAACAGCATCGTGGAAGAGCTGTCACTGCTCTCCTCACCAGCCCTCAGTCCCAGATCCAGCATCATCTCCACACAGAACCAGTACAGCACCGTGACTAAGCCCGCCGCACTCACAG GCACATTAGATGTCAGGCTCATGGGCTGTCAGGACCTTCTGGAAAATGTCCCAGGTCGTTCCAAAGCCGCATCAGTCCCGCTGCCCGGCTGGAGCCCCAGCGAGACGCGCTCATCCTTCATTAGCCGAGCGAACCGAAACCGCGGTGTGAGCTCGCGGAACCTGACAAAGAGCGAGGAGCTCTCCA aTGAGATCAGCGCAGTGTTGAAGCTGGACAACACGGTGGTCGGCCAGACCAGCTGGAGATCGGTCAGCAACCAGGCCTGGGACCAGAAGTTTACATTGGAGCTGGACcgg TCTCGTGAGCTGGAGATCTCAGTGTACTGGCGTGACTGGCGTTCGCTCTGCGCTGTCAAGTTCCTGCGGCTGGAGGACTTCCTGGACAACCAGCGTCATGGGATGTGTCTGTACCTGGAGCCACAGGGGATGTTGTTTGctgag GTAACATTTTTCAATCCTGTCATTGAGAGAAGACCAAagctgcaaagacaaaagaagattTTCTCAAAGCAGCAAG gtaAAACCTTCCTGCGAGCCCCTCAGATGAACATCAACATTGCCACCTGGGGCCGCCTGGTGAGAAGAGCCATACCGACCGTCAGCACCAACTCCTTCAGCCCGCAGGCGGCCGAGACTGGACCCAGCAGCCTTCCCGGTTCACCCACACCCAGCAG CGACCCACTGGTCACCAAGCTGGACTTCGACAAAGAGCCCACCCCGGGACCCAAACACTACCCAGCACCCGACAATGTCCGAGAACCTCTGGTGCAGGATAAGATGCCCAACAAGGAGGAAGTACAG GATGCACTCGCCTCGTTCGACTTCTTGAACAAGAGAAACAGCATAGCGGTGAAGCCAGACCTGGACAGAGTGGCGGAGCAGGAGATCCAGCATCCGGACCTGGAGCTCACCGCCATCCAGAAAGACACGGAGATAAG GGAAGAAGAGCAGTTCCACTTCAGTCTCCAAGACTTCAAATGTGTGGCTGTCCTGGGACGTGGTCACTTTGGAAAG GTGTTGTTAGCAGAATATAAAAGCACGGGGGAGATGTTTGCTATCAAGGCTCTGAAGAAAGGAGACATTGTGGCTCGAGATGAGGTGGACAG TCTGATGTGCGAGAAGAGGATTTTCGAAACGGTCAACAGCGTCCGCCACCCGTTCCTGGTCAACCTGTTCGCGTGCTTCCAGACGCAGGAGCACGTTTGTTTTGTCATGGAGTACGCGGCGGGAGGCGATCTGATGATGCACATCCATGCTGATGTTTTCTCTGAGCCCAGGGCCGT ATTTTATGCAGCCTGCGTCGTATTGGGATTACAGTTCCTACATGACCATAAGATTGTGTACAG AGATTTGAAGCTGGATAACCTGCTCCTGGATACTGAGGGATATGTAAAGATTGCTGACTTTGGGCTTTGCAAAGAAG GAATGGGTTTCAGGGACCGCACCAGCACATTTTGTGGCACACCAGAGTTTTTGGCCCCTGAGGTTTTGACTGAGACGTCGTACACGCGCGCTGTGGACTGGTGGGGCCTGGGCGTCCTTATCTTTGAGATGCTGGTCGGGGAG TCACCCTTCCCAGGTgacgatgaggaagaggtgTTTGACAGCATCGTCAACGATGAAGTCCGCTACCCACGGTTCCTCTCCACCGAGGCCATCTCCATCATGAGGAGG CTTTTGAGGAGGAGTCCAGAACGACGGCTGGGAGCAGGAGAAAGGGATGCAGAGGAGGTTAAGAAACATCTATTCTTCAGG AACATGGACTGGAACGGACTGTTGGCCAAAAAGGTGAAGCCGCCGTTCGTGCCGACCATTCAGGGCTCCAACGACGTCAGCAACTTCGATGATGAATTTACCTCAGAGGCTCCGATCTTAACCCCGCCCAGGGAACCCCGAGCGCTGAACTCCGACGAGCAGAACATGTTCTCTGACTTTGATTACATCGCTGACTGGTGTTAG
- the pkn2a gene encoding serine/threonine-protein kinase N2 isoform X2: MAADSVQGDARGQLVAERLGLGHNLDLSDTMVQQKLDEIKEQIRREIRKELKIKEGAENLRKVTTDKKSLAYVDNMLKKSNKKVEELHQELQELNAHIVVKDPEELLECPLTPDTPNSEARMCTSSSRLAALKRQNDIELKVKQGAENMILMYSNGPSKDRKLLATAQQMLQDSKTKIEFIRMQILKASQTSELSFENNDVMDKPIISPLDLRVEELCHHAKIESAVAEGAKNVMKLLGSGKVTEKKAHSEAQARFNESSQKLDLLRYSLEQRLNELPKNHPRSNSIVEELSLLSSPALSPRSSIISTQNQYSTVTKPAALTGTLDVRLMGCQDLLENVPGRSKAASVPLPGWSPSETRSSFISRANRNRGVSSRNLTKSEELSNEISAVLKLDNTVVGQTSWRSVSNQAWDQKFTLELDRSRELEISVYWRDWRSLCAVKFLRLEDFLDNQRHGMCLYLEPQGMLFAEVTFFNPVIERRPKLQRQKKIFSKQQGKTFLRAPQMNINIATWGRLVRRAIPTVSTNSFSPQAAETGPSSLPGSPTPSSDPLVTKLDFDKEPTPGPKHYPAPDNVREPLVQDKMPNKEEVQDALASFDFLNKRNSIAVKPDLDRVAEQEIQHPDLELTAIQKDTEIREEEQFHFSLQDFKCVAVLGRGHFGKVLLAEYKSTGEMFAIKALKKGDIVARDEVDSLMCEKRIFETVNSVRHPFLVNLFACFQTQEHVCFVMEYAAGGDLMMHIHADVFSEPRAVFYAACVVLGLQFLHDHKIVYRDLKLDNLLLDTEGYVKIADFGLCKEGMGFRDRTSTFCGTPEFLAPEVLTETSYTRAVDWWGLGVLIFEMLVGESPFPGDDEEEVFDSIVNDEVRYPRFLSTEAISIMRRLLRRSPERRLGAGERDAEEVKKHLFFRNMDWNGLLAKKVKPPFVPTIQGSNDVSNFDDEFTSEAPILTPPREPRALNSDEQNMFSDFDYIADWC, from the exons ATGGCCGCCGATTCCGTGCAG GGGGATGCCAGGGGCCAGCTGGTGGCGGAGCGACTGGGTTTAGGACACAACCTGGACCTGTCCGACACCATGGTCCAACAGAAGCTGGACGAGATCAAAGAGCAGATCCGCCGAGAGATCCGCAAGGAGCTGAAGATCAAAGAAGGCGCCGAGAACCTGCGAAAG gtcACCACAGACAAGAAGAGCCTGGCTTATGTCGACAACATGCTGAAAAAGTCTAACAAGAAGGTtgaggagcttcaccaggagCTGCAAGAGCTCAATGCCCACATTGTGGTGAAAGACCCGGAAGAACTGCTAG AATGCCCTTTGACCCCAGATACCCCCAACAGTGAGGCAAGAAtgtgcaccagcagcagccgccTGGCCGCcctgaaaagacagaatgacatCGAGCTCAAGGTCAAACAGGGTGCTGAAAACATGATTCTCATGTACTCCAACGGGCCCTCCAAG GATCGTAAGTTGCTAGCGACTGCCCAGCAGATGCTTCAGGACAGCAAGACGAAGATCGAGTTCATCAGGATGCAGATCCTCAAGGCCAGCCAGACCAGCGAGCTGAGCTTCGAGAATAATGACGTGATGG ACAAGCCCATCATCAGCCCGTTGGACCTGCGGGTGGAGGAGCTGTGTCACCACGCCAAGATAGAGTCCGCTGTGGCCGAAGGAGCCAAGAACGTCATGAAGCTCCTGGGCTCTGGAaaagtcacagaaaaaaaagcccacTCAGAG gctCAGGCTCGTTTTAACGAGTCCAGCCAAAAGCTCGACCTCCTGCGATATTCCTTGGAGCAACGCCTCAACGAGTTGCCTAAGAACCACCCTCGTAGCAACAGCATCGTGGAAGAGCTGTCACTGCTCTCCTCACCAGCCCTCAGTCCCAGATCCAGCATCATCTCCACACAGAACCAGTACAGCACCGTGACTAAGCCCGCCGCACTCACAG GCACATTAGATGTCAGGCTCATGGGCTGTCAGGACCTTCTGGAAAATGTCCCAGGTCGTTCCAAAGCCGCATCAGTCCCGCTGCCCGGCTGGAGCCCCAGCGAGACGCGCTCATCCTTCATTAGCCGAGCGAACCGAAACCGCGGTGTGAGCTCGCGGAACCTGACAAAGAGCGAGGAGCTCTCCA aTGAGATCAGCGCAGTGTTGAAGCTGGACAACACGGTGGTCGGCCAGACCAGCTGGAGATCGGTCAGCAACCAGGCCTGGGACCAGAAGTTTACATTGGAGCTGGACcgg TCTCGTGAGCTGGAGATCTCAGTGTACTGGCGTGACTGGCGTTCGCTCTGCGCTGTCAAGTTCCTGCGGCTGGAGGACTTCCTGGACAACCAGCGTCATGGGATGTGTCTGTACCTGGAGCCACAGGGGATGTTGTTTGctgag GTAACATTTTTCAATCCTGTCATTGAGAGAAGACCAAagctgcaaagacaaaagaagattTTCTCAAAGCAGCAAG gtaAAACCTTCCTGCGAGCCCCTCAGATGAACATCAACATTGCCACCTGGGGCCGCCTGGTGAGAAGAGCCATACCGACCGTCAGCACCAACTCCTTCAGCCCGCAGGCGGCCGAGACTGGACCCAGCAGCCTTCCCGGTTCACCCACACCCAGCAG CGACCCACTGGTCACCAAGCTGGACTTCGACAAAGAGCCCACCCCGGGACCCAAACACTACCCAGCACCCGACAATGTCCGAGAACCTCTGGTGCAGGATAAGATGCCCAACAAGGAGGAAGTACAG GATGCACTCGCCTCGTTCGACTTCTTGAACAAGAGAAACAGCATAGCGGTGAAGCCAGACCTGGACAGAGTGGCGGAGCAGGAGATCCAGCATCCGGACCTGGAGCTCACCGCCATCCAGAAAGACACGGAGATAAG GGAAGAAGAGCAGTTCCACTTCAGTCTCCAAGACTTCAAATGTGTGGCTGTCCTGGGACGTGGTCACTTTGGAAAG GTGTTGTTAGCAGAATATAAAAGCACGGGGGAGATGTTTGCTATCAAGGCTCTGAAGAAAGGAGACATTGTGGCTCGAGATGAGGTGGACAG TCTGATGTGCGAGAAGAGGATTTTCGAAACGGTCAACAGCGTCCGCCACCCGTTCCTGGTCAACCTGTTCGCGTGCTTCCAGACGCAGGAGCACGTTTGTTTTGTCATGGAGTACGCGGCGGGAGGCGATCTGATGATGCACATCCATGCTGATGTTTTCTCTGAGCCCAGGGCCGT ATTTTATGCAGCCTGCGTCGTATTGGGATTACAGTTCCTACATGACCATAAGATTGTGTACAG AGATTTGAAGCTGGATAACCTGCTCCTGGATACTGAGGGATATGTAAAGATTGCTGACTTTGGGCTTTGCAAAGAAG GAATGGGTTTCAGGGACCGCACCAGCACATTTTGTGGCACACCAGAGTTTTTGGCCCCTGAGGTTTTGACTGAGACGTCGTACACGCGCGCTGTGGACTGGTGGGGCCTGGGCGTCCTTATCTTTGAGATGCTGGTCGGGGAG TCACCCTTCCCAGGTgacgatgaggaagaggtgTTTGACAGCATCGTCAACGATGAAGTCCGCTACCCACGGTTCCTCTCCACCGAGGCCATCTCCATCATGAGGAGG CTTTTGAGGAGGAGTCCAGAACGACGGCTGGGAGCAGGAGAAAGGGATGCAGAGGAGGTTAAGAAACATCTATTCTTCAGG AACATGGACTGGAACGGACTGTTGGCCAAAAAGGTGAAGCCGCCGTTCGTGCCGACCATTCAGGGCTCCAACGACGTCAGCAACTTCGATGATGAATTTACCTCAGAGGCTCCGATCTTAACCCCGCCCAGGGAACCCCGAGCGCTGAACTCCGACGAGCAGAACATGTTCTCTGACTTTGATTACATCGCTGACTGGTGTTAG